In the Zingiber officinale cultivar Zhangliang chromosome 5A, Zo_v1.1, whole genome shotgun sequence genome, TAATAAATCATGATTTAATTTTTTCATATTAATCCTAAGACGAATTGATTAAAACGTTGGGTCGAACGATTGAATGAATGCCTTTTATCATCTTGAATGAGAGAGACAAAATTAGTACGGTCGAGTAGTGGAGTTGGATGGCTTCGCTTCATTAATTAATGGATCGGACAGATTGATTCATATCCGACGGAGCCGAGGCTGCGATTGAGGTATGGGTGCGTGACGCACAAGCGACCCCATGAAATTTAACACAAGATTATACACTCGGGAATGAAGCCGAGCTCATAGATATGGTTAAAAATTAACTGTCGTTTGAAGATTCCAACTGAaattactttaaatttaaaattagcaCAAAAACTCTCATGTTTGGGCATGGAAAAATGGGCTTGGAATACGATTCAGCCCACCAACTGGGTTGTTGTTGGTTGGACATAACATAACCACTTTCTTTTAGTTATCAGCGCGCAAAAATGTCGACCAATAGACTCTGCTTTCTTATCCATTGCTCCGACAAACCATGGCCTTCGCGGTCTCCACCACCGTGGCCGCCGGAGTCCGTGCCGGAGCTGCTCCTCGGACCTTCACCACTGCCGCCACTACCCTCAACGTTCTCTCCGGAAGCAGCCAAAGGGTCCGATTTTCTCCCACACTCTTCCCCGTTCCACCACCGGCGGCCAGTCGTCTCGTCCTCGCCCGTGCGCAGCCACCGCGCCCGACGTGGCTCCCCGGCCTTGATCCGCCTCCCCATCTCGATGGCACGTCTGTTctttccctctttttttttttctttctcgttCAATTCCTCGGTTGCTCTTCCTGATGCCGCTCGCGTTCCAGGCTCGCCGGAGACTTCGGCTTCGACCCGCTGGGCCTCGGCGTGGAACCCGATAGCCTGCGATGGTACGTCCAGGCCGAGCTCGTGCACTGTCGCTTCGCCATGGCCGGTGTCGCCGGCATTCTTTTCACAGACGTATGCAAAACTCTTCTTTCTACTTTTTTTCATTCTTCAACGATGCTCTGCTATCGGTTAACCTTCTGCCATTTTATAGCTATTGCGCGTAACCGGAATCAGTAACATTCCCGTCTGGTTTGAAGCTGGTGCTGTTAAATTCGACTTCGCTAGTACTCCTGCTCTTTTCATTGTCCAACTCCTACTCATGGGGTAAGCCTCAAAACGCACTCAAAATCTTCGACAGTATCAATTTTCTAAATCTTCCCTTTCCCTACATGATCTTGCAGATTTGTGGAGACCAAAAGGTACATGGATTTCATTGCACCAGGATCCCAAACTAAAGAAGGCACCTTCTTGGGGATAGAAGCTGCATTACAAGGTCTACAACCCGGGTCAGTTGGTGCTCTGCTCCCTTTACTCGTGTACAAGAACTATCTCTCGTCTCATGCGCACTTGGTGTGTTGATGTTGGTTCATCCGTAACTCCTGCAGATATCCAGGAGGGCCACTGTTTGATCCTCTTGGTCTGGCCAAAGATATCGAGAACAAAAGCGAATTGAAGCTGAAAGAAATCAAGAATGGTACAATCATAGCTTATGTTACTAGCTAGGAATTAAGCTTTCGTTCTTCATGAATCTTTAGTTCCAACTGAGAGATAGATGAATACCTGTTTACTGATGCAGGGAGGCTAGCGATGGTTGCAATGCTTGGCTTTTTCGTGCAAGCAAACGTCACTCATGCGGGACCGATCGACAACCTTATTGTTCACCTCTCGGATCCCTTCAAGAACACCATCATTCAAACCCTTTCCTTATCTTCTTCCTGAAATCAATG is a window encoding:
- the LOC121983213 gene encoding photosystem I chlorophyll a/b-binding protein 5, chloroplastic-like, whose protein sequence is MAFAVSTTVAAGVRAGAAPRTFTTAATTLNVLSGSSQRVRFSPTLFPVPPPAASRLVLARAQPPRPTWLPGLDPPPHLDGTLAGDFGFDPLGLGVEPDSLRWYVQAELVHCRFAMAGVAGILFTDLLRVTGISNIPVWFEAGAVKFDFASTPALFIVQLLLMGFVETKRYMDFIAPGSQTKEGTFLGIEAALQGLQPGYPGGPLFDPLGLAKDIENKSELKLKEIKNGRLAMVAMLGFFVQANVTHAGPIDNLIVHLSDPFKNTIIQTLSLSSS